caagcgtctgcacactcgcaaaaagcgcattttttttacaatttcccgtgaataaatcgaaattagtgctgtttagatggtattggcaaactgtcaacccccccctggaagagatcctgggtgcgctactggtgcaCAGGCTGCAAAAATTTTCAACTTCTTTGCTGATCTCATTCCCATAAAATGTTGAAACTGATAGTAAATGAACAAGTGAATAAAATTCAATCAAGTATAAAGGCAAAAGCGCTCAATGTCACTGATCTCCACCTTCAATGGTGAGCCACAAGTAATCCTTTCGTACATACACTAAATGCAAGGTTTGCAATATCAAGCAGAATACTCACCCCACTCCTTAGAAACAATAATCCAGTTGTTCACCGCTGCATAGTGCAACAGATGGGCCTGTGTGAGTGCTTTCCCACAGCCCATTTCGCCATCTTGACGATACTgtcaaggcttttttttttttccagctcagCAGCTTAATTGACATACCTCAAACTTCACTTAGTGCATGTCTCAAACACTAATAATTTCTTCAAAAAGAAACAAGGCAATAAAACAGTAATCTGAACCAATTAAACAAATTTCAgtatgccacaagaaaaaaaatcatgtcCCACAACTTAGTGTGTAACAGAGCTGCTGATACAGGTTCAAGTCAAAATGCAACAATCACGCAATCCTTGTTATCAGGTGATGGTAAATGTCACTTCCATAGGCCAACATCTTTGTGGTACTTGCCACGGTCCCCAAATACCCAGTTTTCAACCAGCACTTCTGCTATGAAAATGGTAGGTATAGGGGAGGCACTGTACGGTGAACCAGGTTGTTAGGTAGTTGGCACACAGCTTATATGTAGCTTTGAAAATATTTTCCTTTCGCAAGTGACAGGCATCTATTTATAAACTTTTTTCATCAGTTTATGTTAAAGATTACGCCATTATTGCCATGCACACCCCAACTTTAGTCAATTATAAACAACTATTAGAATACAACAGAAAAAGCTGTTTTTCTACTTTATCAGGAAACAGTTATAGTTTCTATCTTCAATTTATCTTTCATCAATATGAGTGATAGCAAGTGTTTAGTCAGTGAATTGTGTTCTTATTACAAAATTTGGTAAGAAAGACAGACAAACAGATATCATGAGAGGAGATTGTAGGCAGCTGTGGTGTTTGAGCAAAAAGAGAAATGCCCTACGGAATTGACTATCATTGTACGTATGCCCTACAGATAGATATCTGTGACTTTTCTTCTAACGCTCTCCAAGGACAATACTGCCATAGACATTGCAGGAGCAGTGCCAATGAAATATAAGAATCTGTACTGTGCAAACTATCACACAGCTATCACTGTTACTTCTTCTCACACTTAAGGCAAAAAGTCGGACACCCCCACCACCCTTCCACCCTCACTTAACAGGTTGCCCTTTCAAGCTCTAAACGCGAAAGGATGTGCCATCATGTTTCAGTTCTCCTTGGATTATCATTTTAActtcaagaataaaaaaaacctgaaggtttttttttttttcgaagcgcTGTAGCAACTCAGTCAAGTGAACTATGCAAGGACATATGATATTCAATCACCATAACTTTCGACATGTTCATTCAGGACAGAACAATAAAGCATATTTGTGCTTAATAGTGCCGAGCGAATATACAGGTGGGAAAAATTTTGTGCAGAATCTTCAATTCATTGCAAAACTAAATTTTTGCGCCCTCTGACGATGCAAGTGCTTGGTGCTGAGGCATGAAAGTGCACATGTGCATCCTTTAGCGATTGTGTGCCTGACAATGGTGCAATACCAGGCACTTTCTTCAACAGAGGGTGCAAGAATTCAGTTTGGCCTGCGATTGCAGATTCTGTAAAATTGTGTTCCAACATGTACACCCTTGCAATGTTTTATTAATATCATATGAGTGTCGACCACACAGCATGTCAGCAGCCTTGTTCAGGCGAGAGGCACCACTAAAGGGAACGCTGCGGCATAACACATTCAAACGGGAAGTCGCCTTACACGCTCACGCGTACTGGCGCCGATCCTGCCACCCCCCACCGCTACAAGGCCACTGAGACGCCGCGTGGTCGACGCCCACGTGATATTATTGCAAGGGTGTACATACACTCAGTACATTTAAATGCATATGACAAAGAAAGTTCGCACTTAATCTTTCAAGTTGGCATGTGCTAATTGTGCAGTGTATTGTCTAGTAGAGAACTGCAACCACAGGTACAGGATCTGTACTGTGCCTATTGCCTATTGTTTGAGCATAAGCAAAACACACCAAATTTGATCAAACTGTTACACGAAGTTCGTTAGCTGGCAAATACAATCCACAGGCAACTCTCTTTTTGCCTATACTGCACCGCATAACAGCTATCCTACATTGAAAAACGAAGTACAGGGATGTATAAATGTGTACTGATTCCACCACAGCCCCCATAATGTTGTACAGCTAGCACTGTGAAGGGCTAGGCATTAATGCCGCATTAAACTGATTGACTGACCTCTAGCTTATTTCCGATCATTGTGTAAGCCATGAATGGACAACAAGGAGCTCACGTCATCATGCAAATACTCCCTGTTCTATATACCTCGGGAACTTGCACCTCAAACCTCAGATCCATACACCACCTCTAGTACTGCAGTGCACAAAAATGAAGTGATACAGACAGCACTTTCCCTTCATTCACTGAAATGCCACACGTGGATACAAAGCATGATCCTTAGGGCCGGGAGGGAATAGTCATATGACTCAATGTACGACTTCACTTCAAGAAATGGCTGCCGCACCATGATGGACATCTCTGCAAACATTTCACTCTGAAATGAAGGCAAAACAACTGTTACTGCAAGGTGTGCACTATGGTTATTTAACATAGCTCTCCTTTACTTTAAAATAAAAAATAGTACTTCACACGCTGGGATAGCATTGTCATGCACAAGAAATGTTGAGTGTACAACATTTTTGTGTTCGGCCTCTGAAAGATACAAGTTTTGAATGATGCACATAATCACACACAATAAGTTCAGTCACAAGAAGTTGTGCACATTTCATCTGATAATTAGGGCTTGTATTTTCATACAGGCACCATATTTTTGACACAGCACTGAGGTTGCAGGCACATTTATAAACATGCACTTAAACAATGTCGACATTTACGACGTGCTGTTAAAACTGCGACTtttcgcttgcttgcttgctgcgaCTTTTCGCTTGACAACTTGCTGCCATCACAAGTTTCCTTCCCCACTTCGTTTTTAAAATTATCCGATTGACTCAACATATGTAAACGaaaaaatgcccccccccccccccccccccttcaacacaaacacacacttacAGCCGAGTTCTTCGGACTTCGTATCCTTAACTGTACCTATGCTTCTTTCAATCTTCGTTTGCGAAGTAGGCACGTCGTGTGCGCTTTTCAGAGAACCACGCATCAAGTGTCTTAGTACGCGCATTGTATGCACGAAGTTCTTAccaacacctgaaacttcttcgGCACCTTGTAAACTTCGAAAAGTGATTTCTGTACATGTTCAGGGACGGTGTAGAACTTCGCTTCGTGATCGATGGTGTGATTTGTCTGCAAGAAAGTGCAAGGGTGTCATCACTGTGCAATGAAAGTCATTGCGCATAATGCAGCCTTACAGGATTAGACTCCAATGTTCTGAAGTGAGGTAAACTATTTTCAGGAGCAACAGCGACTTGAGTAGCGAAACATTTTGCGCACAAACGCGCATGTCTCCCTGGTTTCGACCGGAGCAGCAAGCCTtcaaggagagaaaaagaagaaagaacatgCTGCGTAAACTCGCGTTCGCAATGAATTTCGGCGCTTGCTCGAAGAAATGACGGGAAAAATTATTGATTTGATTTCACAGAGACTCACGGCTGATTTTCAGAACCATGCTGCTTGCAGAACGCCGCCACCTTGCCGCCACTACTGACTCATGCGCCCTCTATACTTGCGTTTCTTATTTTCactcttgtttattttttctcaattttatttttcttactAAAAAAACTGTTTCTGTTTTACTTTCTGAATTTTTAAGCATTTTATTGATTACGTTGGTTCTTCGCGTTTTAGGATTTCCGGTTCCGTTCTTTGCATGCATGGTGATTTGTAGCCGTGGTCTTGCcgtggtgagcgccgtgggagcAGAAACTCAAGGGTTGAAGGTGTTTCTTCGGCGCTTGGTAAATCACATTCTGGCAAACCATGCTCGCCAACGCTATTTCTCGACTGCCCTTGAATGTCCTTCGCGCTACTGAATCTCCAGTTGCTCAGCGCTTGGTGACAAACACATTCAGGACAGCACATTCTCTCGCCCTTGTGAGTACCTCTCGTGCCGGCGTGCCGGCGCTAAATCGGCTCTCTCGGCCACCACGGGACGTCGCCGGTCACATTTGGGAAAGCCGACGTTACGCCGGGCACAGCCACTGGCAAAACGTCCGTCACATCAAGGCAGCCAAGGACGCACATAAAATGTCCATGACGGACAAGTACATGCGCCAGATCGAAGTCGCTGTGAAAGCCGGCGGCGGGAGCCCAGATCCTAAGCTAAACCGCGCGCTGGCGAACGCGATCGAGAGTGCGAAGAGAACGCAGGTCGTATCCAACGCGAGCATCGAGCAAGCGATACGACGGGGAGCTGGCGTCGACAAGCCGAAGAACTTGAAGAATGCAAACTATGAAATCATTATGGAGCATGGTGTGCTCCTTATTCTAGACGTCGAGACGGGAAACATAAGCAGGTTCGGGAACGAACTG
This genomic stretch from Dermacentor silvarum isolate Dsil-2018 chromosome 2, BIME_Dsil_1.4, whole genome shotgun sequence harbors:
- the LOC119442390 gene encoding probable transcriptional regulatory protein Tfu_2096; this encodes MLANAISRLPLNVLRATESPVAQRLVTNTFRTAHSLALVSTSRAGVPALNRLSRPPRDVAGHIWESRRYAGHSHWQNVRHIKAAKDAHKMSMTDKYMRQIEVAVKAGGGSPDPKLNRALANAIESAKRTQVVSNASIEQAIRRGAGVDKPKNLKNANYEIIMEHGVLLILDVETGNISRFGNELKQILKKHTCRQARGGVKEQFQQKGFVRVSGREDGGTLDPDAALEVGIEHGAEDVIEIDGESKMCEFLCDPNDYFALSKALSSNGYVIAECGLKFVPHVPITVPEEHLQVVGKLCDELEAHSDIVAVHTNIA